A genomic region of Oryza glaberrima chromosome 1, OglaRS2, whole genome shotgun sequence contains the following coding sequences:
- the LOC127780378 gene encoding ammonium transporter 2 member 3 — translation MALPTRPGPYMPRPPAVPEWLNTGDNGWQLAAATFVGLQSMPGLVVLYGSIVKKKWAVNSAFMALYAYASTLIVWVLVGFRMAFGDRLLPFWGKAGAALTEGFLVARASVPATAHYGKDGALESPRTEPFYPEASMVLFQFELAAITLVLLAGSLLGRMNIKAWMAFTPLWLLFSYTVCAFSLWGGGFLYQWGVIDYSGGYVIHLSSGIAGFTAAYWVGPRLKSDRERFSPNNILLMIAGGGLLWLGWAGFNGGAPYAPNITASIAVLNTNVSAAASLLTWTCLDVIFFGKPSVIGAVQGMMTGLVCITPGAGLVHTWAAILMGICGGSLPWFSMMILHKRSALLQKVDDTLAVFHTHAVAGLLGGFLTGLFALPDLTAVHTHIPGARGAFYGGGIAQVGKQIAGALFVVVWNVVATTVILLGVGLVVPLRMPDEQLKIGDDAAHGEEAYALWGDGERFDVTRHEGARGGAWGAAVVDEAMDHRLAGMGARGVTIQL, via the exons ATGGCGTTGCCGACCAGGCCGGGGCCGTACATGCCGCGCCCACCGGCGGTGCCGGAGTGGCTGAACACCGGGGACAACGGGTGGcagctcgcggcggcgacgttcGTCGGGCTCCAGTCGATGCCTGGGCTGGTGGTGCTGTACGGCAGCATCGTGAAGAAGAAGTGGGCCGTCAACTCGGCCTTCATGGCGCTGTACGCGTACGCGTCCACGCTCATCGTGTGGGTGCTGGTCGGCTTCCGCATGGCGTTCGGCGACCGGCTGCTCCCGTTCTGGGGGAAGGCCGGCGCGGCGCTGACGGAGGGGTTCCTCGTGGCGCGCGCGTCGGTCCCGGCCACGGCGCACTACGGGAAGGACGGCGCCCTGGAGTCGCCGCGCACCGAGCCGTTCTACCCGGAGGCGTCCATGGTGCTGTTCCAGTTCGAGCTCGCCGCCATCACGCTGGTGCTGCTCGCCGGGTCGCTCCTCGGGAGGATGAACATCAAGGCGTGGATGGCGTTCACCCCGCTCTGGCTCCTCTTCTCCTACACCGTCTGCGCCTTCAGCCTCTGGGGCGGCGGCTTCCTCTACCAGTGGGGCGTCATCGACTACTCCGGCGGATACGTCATCCACCTCTCCTCCGGCATCGCCGGCTTCACCGCCGCCTACTGG GTGGGGCCGAGGCTGAAGAGCGACAGGGAGCGGTTCTCGCCGAACAACATCCTCCTCatgatcgccggcggcgggctgctGTGGCTGGGCTGGGCCGGGTTCAACGGCGGCGCGCCGTACGCCCCAAACATCACCGCGTCCATCGCCGTGCTCAACACCAACGTCAGCGCCGCGGCGAGCCTCCTCACCTGGACCTGCCTCGACGTCATCTTCTTCGGCAAGCCCTCCGTCATCGGCGCCGTGCAGGGCATGATGACCGGTCTCGTCTGCATCACTCCCGGCGCAG GTCTGGTGCACACGTGGGCGGCCATACTGATGGGCATCTGTGGCGGCAGCTTGCCGTGGTTCTCCATGATGATCCTCCACAAGAGATCGGCGCTGCTCCAGAAGGTGGACGACACCCTCGCCGTCTTCCACACCCACGCCGTCGCGGGCCTCCTCGGCGGCTTCCTCACGGGCCTGTTCGCCTTGCCGGACCTCACCGCCGTCCACACCCACATCcctggcgcgcgcggcgcgttctacggcggcggcatcgcccAGGTGGGGAAGCAGATCGCCGGCGCGCTCTTCGTCGTCGTGTGGAACGTCGTGGCCACCACCGTCATCCtgctcggcgtcggcctcgtcgTCCCGCTCCGCATGCCCGACGAGCAGCTCAAgatcggcgacgacgcggcgcacGGGGAGGAGGCCTACGCGCTATGGGGAGACGGCGAGAGGTTCGACGTGACGCGCCATGAGGGGGCGAGGGGCGGCGCGTGGGGCGCCGCGGTCGTGGACGAGGCGATGGATCACCGGCTGGCCGGAATGGGAGCGAGAGGAGTCACGATTCAGCTGTAG
- the LOC127760025 gene encoding transcription factor LAX PANICLE 1, protein MDPYHYENMHDPRGFPIHPQPYHLHPTAGGLGEGRMRGGGRRRPGAKLSTDPQSVAARERRHRISDRFRVLRSLVPGGSKMDTVSMLEQAIHYVKFLKAQVTLHQAALVQHEEGCQHADVAAAFAAADADLALELNHRHGGAGDDDAGMTTLEMAPMQEAVGYGDGPAHQMMQQALDPAGQLMMGGAHQLPPLPCCVFVQETDPSCYSVCNVHGEESGAQGSY, encoded by the coding sequence ATGGATCCATACCACTACGAAAACATGCATGACCCACGCGGCTTCCCCATCCACCCGCAGCCGTACCACCTCCACCCCACGGCCGGCGGCCTCGGCGAGGGCAGGAtgcggggcggcgggcggcggcgccccggcgCCAAGCTCTCCACCGACCCGCAGAgcgtggcggcgcgggagcggcggcacCGGATCAGCGACCGCTTCCGCGTGCTCCGCAGCCTCGTGCCGGGCGGCAGCAAGATGGACACGGTGTCCATGCTGGAGCAGGCCATCCACTACGTCAAGTTCCTCAAGGCGCAGGTCACCCTGCACCAGGCCGCGCTCGTGCAGCACGAGGAGGGCTGCCAgcacgccgacgtcgccgcggcgttcgccgccgccgacgccgatctAGCCCTTGAGCTGAACCatcgccacggcggcgccggcgatgatgaCGCCGGGATGACGACGCTGGAGATGGCGCCGATGCAAGAGGCGGTGGGCTACGGCGACGGCCCGGCTCATCAGATGATGCAGCAAGCGCTCGATCCAGCGGGGCAGCTGATGATGGGCGGCGCTCATCAGCTGCCTCCTTTGCCTTGCTGTGTCTTCGTCCAGGAGACTGACCCCTCGTGCTACTCGGTGTGCAATGTCCACGGTGAGGAGTCTGGTGCGCAAGGATCTtattag
- the LOC127780388 gene encoding BAG family molecular chaperone regulator 4 yields the protein MMSGVGGGRSGGRDAEGEWEVRPGGMLVQRRDGDTGPAVRLRVSHGASFRDVAVPAHSTFGELKGVLTQATGVEPERQRLFFRGKEKSDNEFLHTAGVKDGAKLLLLEKPAPANVEQRAEPVIMDESMMKACEAVGRVRAEVDRLSAKVCDLEKSVFAGRKVEDKDFVVLTELLMMELLKLDGIEAEGEARAQRKAEVRRVQGLVETLDKLKARNANPFSDQNKSVSVTTQWETFDNGMGSLNAPPPRVSSTQINTDWEQFD from the exons ATGATGAGCGGCGTTGGAGGAGGCAGATCGGGCGGGAGGGACGCGGAGGGCGAGTGGGAGGTCCGGCCTGGCGGGATGCTGGTGCAGCGCAGGGACGGCGACACGGGTCCGGCCGTCAGGCTCAGGGTCTCCCACGGCGCCTCCTTCCGCGACGTCGCCGTGCCGGCGCACTCCACCTTCG GTGAATTGAAGGGGGTCCTTACCCAGGCAACTGGCGTAGAGCCTGAAAGGCAGAGGCTCTTCTTCCGTGGGAAGGAGAAGAGTGACAATGAGTTCCTGCATACAGCTGGGGTCAAGGATGGAGCAAAACTTCTTCTACTTGAGAAGCCTGCCCCTGCCAATGTAGAGCAGAGGGCCGAGCCAGTAATTATGGATGAGAGCATGATGAAGGCTTGTGAGGCTGTTGGCCGTGTAAGAGCTGAAGTTGACAGACTCTCTGCCAAG GTATGTGATTTGGAGAAGAGTGTGTTTGCAGGGAGAAAGGTTGAGGATAAAGATTTTGTTGTCTTGACGGAGCTTCTTATGATGGAGCTGCTGAAACTTGATGGCATAGAGGCAGAGGGAGAAGCAAGGGCACAAAGGAAGGCTGAG GTACGCCGTGTCCAAGGTCTTGTGGAGACGTTGGATAAGCTGAAGGCAAGAAATGCCAATCCCTTCAGCGATCAAAACAAATCTGTTTCAGTGACAACGCAGTGGGAGACGTTCGACAATGGCATGGGCAGCTTGAATGCACCCCCACCACGGGTTTCTTCCACACAAATAAACACCGACTGGGAGCAATTCGACTAG
- the LOC127756439 gene encoding uncharacterized protein LOC127756439: MMSPGVSAKKRHAGVRFTLGCGCKDAKSVSVSAPAVGTPSTTATRRRSARMNPSGSTTTDTLTMTSALSSFLWERSVVEFDDDGGDYGPESFSGLLRELSELEQSVASWGRKSHHQNHDKKHSPPSSSPLPSQEDRKEKNGSNGDATDKPGDCRDGDDGVGVGLDGSVAVVKQSDDPAGRVPVV; encoded by the coding sequence ATGATGAGTCCTGGTGTTTCGGCCAAGAAGCGCCACGCCGGCGTGAGGTTCACGCTCGGCTGCGGCTGCAAGGACGCGAAGAGCGTGTCCGtctcggcgccggcggtggggaCGCCGTCGACAACGGCGACGCGGCGCAGGAGCGCTAGGATGAACCCGTCGGGGTCGACGACGACCGACACTCTTACCATGACGTCCGCGTTGTCGTCTTTCCTGTGGGAGCGCTCCGTGGTGGAGttcgacgatgacggcggcgactACGGGCCGGAGAGCTTCTCCGGCCTTTTGCGCGAGCTCAGCGAGCTGGAGCAGAGCGTCGCGTCGTGGGGCCGGAAGAGCCACCACCAGAACCACGACAAGAAgcactcgccgccgtcgtcatcgccgttgCCGTCACAGGAGGACAGGAAGGAGAAGAACGGCAGCAACGGCGATGCCACGGACAAACCAGGAGACTGccgtgacggcgacgacggcgtcggtgtGGGGCTCGACGGCAGCGTGGCGGTGGTGAAGCAGTCCGACGACCCCGCTGGGCGAGTTCCGGTAGTCTGA
- the LOC127780368 gene encoding ammonium transporter 2 member 2 encodes MHLRMASPPQPGPYMPDLPAVPAWLNKGDTAWQLVAATFVGIQSMPGLVVIYGSIVKKKWAVNSAFMALYAYASTLIVWVLVGFRMAFGDRLLPFWAKAGPALTQDFLVQRAVFPATAHYGSDGTLETPRTEPFYAEAALVLFEFEFAAITLVLLAGSLLGRMNIKAWMAFTPLWLLFSYTVGAFSLWGGGFLYQWGVIDYSGGYVIHLSSGVAGFTAAYWVGPRLKSDRERFSPNNILLMIAGGGLLWLGWAGFNGGAPYAPNVTATVAVLNTNVSAATSLLTWTCLDVIFFGKPSVIGAVQGMMTGLVCITPGAGLVHTWSAMLMGMFAGSVPWFTMMILHKKSTFLMKVDDTLAVFHTHAVAGILGGVLTGLLATPELCALDCPIPNMRGVFYGSGIGQLGKQLGGALFVTVWNLIVTSAILLCIGLFIPLRMSDDQLMIGDDAAHGEEAYALWGDGEKFDVTRPETTRTGGAGGAGREDTMEQRLTNMGARGVTIQL; translated from the exons ATGCACCTAAGgatggcgtcgccgccgcagcccgggCCGTACATGCCGGACCTGCCGGCGGTGCCGGCGTGGCTGAACAAGGGCGACACCGCGTGGCagctggtggcggcgacgttCGTCGGCATCCAGTCGATGCCTGGGCTGGTGGTGATCTACGGCAGCATCGTGAAGAAGAAGTGGGCCGTCAACTCCGCCTTCATGGCGCTGTACGCCTACGCGTCCACGCTTATCGTGTGGGTGCTCGTCGGCTTCCGCATGGCGTTCGGCGACCGGCTGCTCCCGTTCTGGGCCAAGGCCGGGCCGGCGCTGACGCAGGACTTCCTGGTGCAACGCGCGGTGTTCCCGGCGACGGCGCACTACGGCAGCGACGGCACGCTCGAGACGCCGCGCACCGAGCCGTTctacgcggaggcggcgctggtgcTGTTCGAGTTCGAGTTCGCGGCCATCACGCTGGTGCTGCTCGCCGGGTCGCTCCTGGGGCGGATGAACATCAAGGCGTGGATGGCGTTCACCCCGCTCTGGCTCCTCTTCTCCTACACCGTCGGCGCGTTCAGCCTCTGGGGCGGCGGCTTCCTCTACCAGTGGGGCGTCATCGACTACTCCGGCGGATACGTCATCCACCTCTCCTCCGGCGTCGCCGGCTTCACCGCCGCCTACTGG gtgggcccgagGCTGAAGAGCGACAGGGAGCGGTTCTCGCCGAACAACATCCTGCTCatgatcgccggcggcgggctgctGTGGTTGGGCTGGGCCGGGTTCAACGGCGGCGCGCCGTACGCCCCCAACGTCACCGCCACGGTAGCCGTGCTCAACACCAACGTCAGCGCCGCGACGAGCCTCCTCACCTGGACCTGCCTCGACGTCATCTTCTTCGGCAAGCCCTCCGTCATCGGCGCCGTGCAGGGTATGATGACGGGGCTCGTCTGCATCACGCCCGGCGCCG GGCTGGTGCACACGTGGTCAGCGATGCTGATGGGCATGTTCGCCGGCAGCGTCCCGTGGTTCACGATGATGATCCTGCACAAGAAATCCACCTTCCTCATGAAGGTCGACGACACCCTCGCCGTCTTCCAcacccacgccgtcgccggcatccTGGGCGGCGTCCTCACGGGCCTCCTCGCCACGCCGGAGCTCTGCGCTCTCGATTGCCCGATCCCGAACATGCGCGGCGTCTTCTACGGCAGCGGCATCGGCCAGCTCGGGAAGCAGCTTGGCGGCGCGCTGTTCGTCACCGTCTGGAACCTCATCGTCACCAGCGCCATTCTCCTCTGCATCGGCCTCTTCATCCCGCTCCGCATGTCCGACGACCAGCTCATgatcggcgacgacgcggcgcacGGGGAGGAGGCCTACGCTCTGTGGGGGGACGGTGAGAAGTTCGACGTGACGCggccggagacgacgaggaCGGGAGGTGCAGGCGGCGCGGGCAGGGAGGACACCATGGAGCAGAGGCTGACCAACATGGGAGCCAGGGGTGTCACCATTCAGTTGTAG